CACCTCCACTCTAGCACTCGCAGGTTTTGCTCAGCGATCCTGGCCAATTCTTGTTGAGTGCTAAAAACACATATACCCAGCATCAGTGTGGTAGGTCGGCGAGTAGTGGTGTTACGCCGCACGGAGTAAATTGGTGACCGGGCAAACGGCATATTACTTGCGCGTACCCGGCCCGTTCAGTTTGGTGACCTCGAcgtgattatttataatatatttcatatttggtaTCAGTATTATCTTTGATTCACGGAAAGTATATTGGTTGAATTAATTACTTTTGTGGttggatttaaataatatttttttttttttttgttttgttatttttactattatctaTATTCGCAATTTATCGAGTATCAATTTAAGAAGTTAACTCTTATCAGTTGGATtagttattaattgataaaaacctttattattgttgtagtttgttcgttttttatatttaaacatttggtTTTGGAGTTATCAGGACAACATGGTTCTCGATGACAGTGATAAGAAGGTCTTAGGTGATTTGCGAagaaaaagggggggggggtggttaaAGCATACCTAACGCGCATTTGCACGTTTGTTCAAAATTTTAGACCTGCTGTGGACGcgataaaattattagaattcaGACAAGAACAATTACCAGAAGTCAATCGTAAGTTTGATGATATTCAATCTCAGATTGAGCTTATTGATATAGATAATGCTGCAGAGACTGACAAGGAAAGAGAGGAATTTGAGAATGATTATTTTGCAATTAGATCCGAAATGCAAGAATTAATCAACGCAGAAAAAAGTCAAAACTCATccattcaaaataatactatGAATTCCATGCCCATGCAAAGAGCTCGTTTGGCACCATTGACCCTTCCAAAATTTGATGGCAACATTCAGGAGTGGGAATCCTATTTTGATTGCTTTAAGGGAATGGTGCACAACGAAGATGCTTACCCACCAGCTcaaaaattttcatatttaatattctcACTTTCTGGTGCTGCATTGGATGTTATCAAGGCAATTCCAATGACCGAAAATAACTATTCTTTAGCAATAAAAAAGGTTGCAGCAACGTTTCGAAAACAGGATTATGGTAATACAATCTCACATTCGTGCAATACTGGATTTTCCACAAGTACAGTCCGCTGTTGCCAATGATCTGCAGGCACTGCACACTAATATTGTCTCTTATGTCGCAGCACTAGAAGCGCAAGGACAGCCAGTAGATATGTGGGATGCATGGTTAGTGACAGTTTTGCTGAGAAAGGTTGACCATGGAACATGTCATGAATGGCAAATACGACGTACAAACAATGAACTACCCAAGTATAAGGAATTAGAGGAATTCCTGGCTAGTTGTTGTATAGCTTTTGAAAATTCAGAAACACGGGACAATAGCAATACCGGAACCAAGAAAAAGTGGACCAATCCGCATACCAGAAAAAAGGTTACGTTAGCAGCAACAGAAGACAAGTCTGATAAATGTCCTTGCTGCAATCTGATGCATAAACTATATCACTGTGAAAGGTTTAAGGAACTTCCACAGGGCAACCGGTTCAATATTGTAAGAAGTGCTCGtttgtgttttaattgtttGAGTCCTTACCATATGGCTCCGGCTTGTCAATCTAAGTCAGTTTGTCAGCGCTGCAAGAACAAGCATTACAAGCACACATTATTGCATTATGAAAAATTCAGCCAAGATAATGCATCAAGGAAATATACTACTGAAGATGAAGATCCGCAAACTTCTTCTACTCCTCCAGATCAGCGAAAGTCATCAGTGCATTCATGTCTTGCAGCAAGGCCTACAGATACGCATGTTTTTCTTTCAACCACCGTAGTACAAGTGACTGATAGTCGTGGTTTTATGCGTGACACTAG
This genomic interval from Acyrthosiphon pisum isolate AL4f unplaced genomic scaffold, pea_aphid_22Mar2018_4r6ur Scaffold_21345;HRSCAF=23717, whole genome shotgun sequence contains the following:
- the LOC107885788 gene encoding uncharacterized protein LOC107885788, which translates into the protein MLTKITGVPLAPEKHFDNKQLPKLLTTLSEAKNETEKEYFKLMNNSVYGRTMMNVRNNVDIRLCSNASKVEKLIAKPNFDKRTIFTENLAAIHMKRYTDSLILEIKTDDFYQDIYEKIDNKDRSLIDDHFDTSDYSKDNIYCLPLVNKKFLEFRQEQLPEVNRKFDDIQSQIELIDIDNAAETDKEREEFENDYFAIRSEMQELINAEKSQNSSIQNNTMNSMPMQRARLAPLTLPKFDGNIQEWESYFDCFKGMVHNEDAYPPAQKFSYLIFSLSGAALDVIKAIPMTENNYSLAIKKVAATFRKQDYGNTISHSCNTGFSTTLEAQGQPVDMWDAWLVTVLLRKVDHGTCHEWQIRRTNNELPKYKELEEFLASCCIAFENSETRDNSNTGTKKKWTNPHTRKKVTLAATEDKSDKCPCCNLMHKLYHCERFKELPQGNRFNIVRSARLCFNCLSPYHMAPACQSKSVCQRCKNKHYKHTLLHYEKFSQDNASRKYTTEDEDPQTSSTPPDQRKSSVHSCLAARPTDTHVFLSTTVVQVTDSRGFMRDTRAVLDSGSMVNFISRRLLNVLQLNTQNTKLPIRGVGASQVQSVAKVEIQGNSKVTNYRITLPCFVLPTVVSELPACNASTRNWNIPFNLRCKLADPKFDKAGACLWESGNLSIQDTKLGWIVTGGLEVTSLLGINSLGETMESDWKAILADEQQYGKGSKANQRCEEEEKTLQHFKKSVR